One Brassica napus cultivar Da-Ae chromosome C2, Da-Ae, whole genome shotgun sequence DNA window includes the following coding sequences:
- the LOC125581264 gene encoding uncharacterized protein LOC125581264, whose translation MGPAVELWKEREMDKTRKKYEKLSEKIMLWEDKKKKKAKRKLHRTERGVEKEKLKAKQRFIDDNERIEIIVASARTHAYESQLKEELKVKEKANLMRTTGRSPCTCL comes from the exons ATGGGACCTGCGGTGGAGTTGTGGAAGGAAAGAGAGATGGACAAAACGAGAAAGAA GTACGAGAAGCTAAGCGAGAAGATTATGTTATGggaagacaagaagaagaaaaaagcaaaGAGAAAGCTTCATAGAACAGAG AGAGGTGTTGAAAAGGAAAAGTTGAAGGCGAAGCAGAGGTTCATAGATGATAATGAACGCATTGAGATCATTGTTGCAAGTGCAAGAACACATGCATATGAGAGTCAATTGAAGGAAGAGTTGAAGGTTAAGGAGAAAGCAAACCTCATGAGAACAACAGGGAGGAGTCCATGTACATGCCTTTGA
- the LOC106354481 gene encoding protein GDAP2 homolog, which translates to MMYQAVPTATTSRGGTPTESADYLVTLDQIPRWSDVEQRSSSSSLEGETGDPAHSNPRYANPLASSSSEAGGSAGNAMVSKFPLDLDIISKIYLWRGEPWNLEVDAVVNSTNENLDEAHSSPGLHAAAGPGLAEQCATLGGCRTGMAKVTNAYDLPARRVIHTVGPKYAVKYHTAAENALSHCYRSCLELLIDNGLQSIAMDCIYTEAKNYPREPAAHVAIRTVRRFLEKQKDKISAVVFCTTTTSDTEIYKRLLPLYFPRDEHEEEVAISKLPADVGDENGETVIDERKIRIQALPNKPPVRSFPALVERPATDLALVRRNSNHLDSYLDPAFMSLIKDPDERRKEQWEKTAQAQSGFNFVKLLGFGDLGGPLLSPAEEYSLHSRYLAKANSLNLSEIAEMKIVYRGGVDTEGHPVMVVVGAHFLLRCLDLERFVLYVIKEFEPLIQKPYSIVYFHSAASLQVQPDLGWMKRLQQILGHKHQRNLQEIYVLHPTFHLKATIVAMQLFVDNVVWKKVVYADRLLQLFKYVPREQLTIPDFVFQHDLEVNGGKGLIVDPRTKYVYQRP; encoded by the exons ATGATGTATCAGGCCGTGCCCACGGCGACAACCTCTCGTGGTGGAACTCCAACGGAGAGTGCTGATTACCTTGTCACTTTGGATCAGATTCCGAGGTGGAGTGATGTTGAGCAGAGGTCATCATCATCCTCCCTGGAAGGTGAAACTGGAGATCCGGCCCATTCTAATCCTCGCTATGCAAACCCTTTGGCTTCTTCCTCTTCTGAAGCAGGTGGCAGCGCCGGGAATGCGATGGTGTCTAAGTTTCCTCTTGATCTCGATATTATCTCCAAGATCTACCTCTGGAGAGGGGAGCCCTGGAACCTCGAGGTTGATGCTGTTGTGAATTCCACCAATGAG AACTTGGATGAGGCGCATAGCAGTCCTGGTCTACATGCTGCCGCTGGACCTGGCCTTGCTGAACAGTGTGCTACTTTG GGTGGATGCCGGACAGGGATGGCGAAAGTAACAAACGCCTATGATCTACCTGCGAG GAGAGTTATCCATACAGTAGGACCCAAGTATGCAGTAAAGTATCATACAGCTGCTGAGAATGCTCTAAGTCACTGCTATAGATCTTGTCTGGAGCTTCTCATTGATAATGGGCTTCAAAG TATTGCTATGGACTGTATATACACAGAAGCCAAAAACTATCCCCGAGAACCAGCTGCTCATGTTGCCATAA GAACTGTACGTCGCTTTCTAGAGAAGCAGAAAGATAAAATCAGTGCCGTTGTTTTCTGTACCACCACAACCTCTGATACAGAGATATACAAAAG ATTACTTCCACTTTACTTTCCTCGAGATGAGCACGAGGAGGAGGTTGCCATCTCAAAGCTCCCTGCTGATGTTGGAGACGAAAATGGTGAGACGGTTATAGACGAACGTAAAATCAGAATACAGGCGCTGCCAAATAAACCTCCAGTCAGGTCTTTTCCAGCTCTAGTCGAGCGCCCTGCCACTGATCTTGCTTTGGTACGAAG GAACTCGAATCATCTTGATTCGTATTTGGATCCGGCCTTCATGTCTTTGATTAAAGATCCAGATGAGAGGCGCAAAGAACAGTGGGAGAAGACTGCACAAGCACAGAGTGGGTTCAATTTTGTTAAACTGCTAGGATTTGGTGATCTCGGGGGACCCCTTCTCTCTCCTGCAGAGGAATACTCACTTCATTCGCGATACCTAGCAAAAGCTAACTCTCTCAACCTCTCGGAGATTGCAGAGATGAAAATTGT CTACCGTGGTGGTGTTGACACAGAGGGCCATCCTGTGATGGTTGTTGTAGGAGCTCACTTTTTGCTGCGATGTCTTGATCTAGAGCGTTTTGTTCTATATGTTATAAAG GAATTTGAACCTTTGATACAAAAGCCTTACTCGATTGTCTATTTCCATTCTGCAGCATCTTTACAAGT CCAACCAGATTTAGGATGGATGAAAAGATTACAACAGATACTTGGTCACAAACACCAGCGTAACCTTCAG GAAATCTATGTTCTTCATCCAACTTTCCACTTGAAGGCGACTATTGTAGCAATGCAACTGTTCGTTGATAATGTG GTTTGGAAGAAAGTCGTATATGCGGACAGACTTCTGCAGCTGTTCAAATATGTACCTCGTGAGCAGCTGACAATCCCAGACTTTGTGTTCCA GCATGATCTTGAAGTTAACGGAGGAAAAGGTCTAATCGTTGACCCGAGAACTAAGTATGTCTATCAACGGCCATGA
- the BNAC02G19140D gene encoding uncharacterized protein BNAC02G19140D — MGQVFDKLRGKEWRHKQVQAICDRVFDRFKLETGRANLTFEELYIAVLLVYNDINKRLPGPHFDPPSKDLVRSMMAECDMNLDGEIDREEFVKFIELLTTDTLAVVSQGLIISLIVAPTVAIATKKATEGVPGVGKVVHKLPTSVYATLVTLAVVWVNSDTS; from the exons ATGGGACAAGTCTTCGACAAGCTCCGAG GTAAGGAGTGGAGGCATAAACAGGTACAAGCGATATGTGATCGGGTATTCGATCGGTTCAAGCTTGAAACCGGAAGAGCCAATCTTACGTTCGAAGAGCTGTACATCGCCGTCCTTCTCGTCTACAA TGACATAAACAAGCGATTGCCTGGTCCTCATTTCGATCCGCCTTCCAAGGATCTGGTCCGAAGCATGATGGCG GAGTGTGATATGAACTTGGATGGAGAAATAGACCGGGAGGAGTTTGTGAAGTTTATTGAGCTGCTTACGACTGACACATTAGCGGTTGTGAGTCAGGGTTTGATCATATCGTTGATTGTGGCTCCCACTGTGGCTATTGCTACAAAGAAGGCCACGGAAGGTGTCCCAGGTGTTGGGAAAGTGGTGCATAAGCTGCCTACTTCTGTGTATGCTACTCTTGTGACCCTTGCTGTGGTGTGGGTGAATTCCGATACTAGTTGA
- the LOC106354479 gene encoding cell division topological specificity factor homolog, chloroplastic has translation MEISGNLRISASLVSPYHRHPKCLSLPSSKVDFISSVAHSLETQKCPGVSMSRQSRRGAAKVLARNTTGDYELSPSPVQQEVETFLLNAINMSFFDRLNIAWKIIFPSHASRRSSNARIAKQRLKMILFSDRCAVSDEAKRKIVNNIVHALSDFVEIESEEKVQLNVSTDGDLGTIYSVTVPVRRVKPEYQDVDEAGSITNVEYKDTLDGSVDVRFDFYVPE, from the exons ATGGAGATATCTGGGAATCTGAGGATCTCCGCGAGCTTAGTTTCTCCTTATCACCGCCATCCTAAATGCCTCTCGTTACCTTCTTCCAAG GTTGATTTCATAAGCAGTGTCGCACACAGTTTGGAAACGCAGAAATGTCCTGGAGTGTCGATGAGCCGCCAAAGCAGACGTGGTGCAGCGAAGGTTTTAGCAAGGAACACCACGGGAGACTATGAACTCTCACCAAGCCCGGTTCAGCAAGAGGTGGAGACCTTTCTCTTGAACGCCATCAACATGAGCTTCTTTGACCGGTTAAACATAGCGTGGAAGATCATATTCCCGTCCCACGCGTCCAGAAGAAGCTCCAACGCGAGAATCGCAAAGCAGCGGCTCAAGATGATCCTCTTCTCGGACAGGTGTGCGGTCAGCGACGAAGCTAAAAGGAAGATCGTCAACAACATCGTTCACGCGCTGTCGGATTTTGTGGAGATAGAGTCGGAGGAGAAAGTTCAGCTTAATGTCTCCACGGACGGTGACCTGGGAACCATTTACTCGGTCACGGTACCTGTTAGGAGGGTGAAGCCAGAGTACCAAGACGTGGACGAGGCTGGATCCATAACCAATGTGGAGTACAAAGATACGCTTGATGGTTCTGTGGATGTCAGGTTCGATTTTTATGTTCCAGAGTAG
- the LOC106354477 gene encoding mitotic checkpoint protein BUB3.3 isoform X1 produces the protein MSGARLEFQNPIEDAISKLKFSPESNNLLIASWDSYLRLYNVESSSLILQLYSRAALLDCCFENESTSYTSGSDGFIQRYDLNAGTVDRIGGHDDIATSVLYSHEKGAVISTGLDKKIKFWDTRLGQSLVLSTDAGAPVRCITVNGNSLVVCVAASMHIYDLRSLDRPFQSYESQVEVPIRCVTSVPFSTAGYAVGSVDGQVALDFPNTACSSEMKYTFRCHPKSMKGRLHGACINSIEFTPGGSGTFVTGDNEGYVISWNAKSRRRLFELPKYSNSVASLAFNHTGELLAVASSHTYQEANEKEEPPQVFIHTF, from the exons ATGAGCGGCGCTCGACTTGAATTCCAGAACCCTATAGAGGATGCGATTTCAAAGCTCAAATTCTCTCCAGAGTCAAACAATCTCCTTATCGCTTCTTGGGATTCC TATCTGAGATTGTATAATGTAGAGAGCTCTTCGCTAATCTTACAATTGTACTCCCGTGCCGCTCTTCTCGACTGCTGTTTCGAGAACGAATCAACTTCGTACACCTCTGGCTCCGATGGGTTCATCCAAAG GTACGATTTAAACGCTGGAACAGTTGATAGAATTGGTGGACATGACGACATTGCTACATCTGTTCTCTACTCTCATGAAAAAG GTGCAGTTATCTCTACTGGCTTGGATAAGAAGATCAAATTTTGGGATACAAGACTAGGACAAAGTCTTGTTCTTTCTACTGATGCTGGTGCTCCAGTCAGATGCATCACTGTGAATGGAAACAGCTTAGTGGTTTGCGTAGCAGCTTCAATGCATATATATGATTTGCGTAGCTTAGATCGACCTTTTCAGTCTTATGAATCACAAGTTGAGGTGCCTATCAGATGCGTCACCTCTGTTCCTTTCTCCACTG CAGGATATGCAGTTGGCTCAGTAGACGGGCAAGTAGCCTTGGATTTCCCCAATACAGCATGCTCTAGTGAGATGAA ATACACTTTCCGATGCCATCCCAAGTCTATGAAAGGAAGACTCCATGGTGCATGCATAAATTCCATTGAATTCACTCCAGG TGGGTCAGGGACTTTTGTGACTGGTGACAATGAAGGCTATGTTATCTCATGGAATGCTAAAAGCAGAAGAAGACTCTTTGAG TTACCAAAGTACTCAAATAGCGTCGCGTCTTTGGCATTTAACCACACCGGAGAACTCTTGGCGGTTGCATCAAGCCACACTTACCAAGAAGCTAACGAGAA GGAAGAACCTCCCCAAGTGTTCATACACACGTTTTAA
- the LOC106354477 gene encoding mitotic checkpoint protein BUB3.3 isoform X2: MSGARLEFQNPIEDAISKLKFSPESNNLLIASWDSYLRLYNVESSSLILQLYSRAALLDCCFENESTSYTSGSDGFIQRYDLNAGTVDRIGGHDDIATSVLYSHEKGAVISTGLDKKIKFWDTRLGQSLVLSTDAGAPVRCITVNGNSLVVCVAASMHIYDLRSLDRPFQSYESQVEVPIRCVTSVPFSTGYAVGSVDGQVALDFPNTACSSEMKYTFRCHPKSMKGRLHGACINSIEFTPGGSGTFVTGDNEGYVISWNAKSRRRLFELPKYSNSVASLAFNHTGELLAVASSHTYQEANEKEEPPQVFIHTF; the protein is encoded by the exons ATGAGCGGCGCTCGACTTGAATTCCAGAACCCTATAGAGGATGCGATTTCAAAGCTCAAATTCTCTCCAGAGTCAAACAATCTCCTTATCGCTTCTTGGGATTCC TATCTGAGATTGTATAATGTAGAGAGCTCTTCGCTAATCTTACAATTGTACTCCCGTGCCGCTCTTCTCGACTGCTGTTTCGAGAACGAATCAACTTCGTACACCTCTGGCTCCGATGGGTTCATCCAAAG GTACGATTTAAACGCTGGAACAGTTGATAGAATTGGTGGACATGACGACATTGCTACATCTGTTCTCTACTCTCATGAAAAAG GTGCAGTTATCTCTACTGGCTTGGATAAGAAGATCAAATTTTGGGATACAAGACTAGGACAAAGTCTTGTTCTTTCTACTGATGCTGGTGCTCCAGTCAGATGCATCACTGTGAATGGAAACAGCTTAGTGGTTTGCGTAGCAGCTTCAATGCATATATATGATTTGCGTAGCTTAGATCGACCTTTTCAGTCTTATGAATCACAAGTTGAGGTGCCTATCAGATGCGTCACCTCTGTTCCTTTCTCCACTG GATATGCAGTTGGCTCAGTAGACGGGCAAGTAGCCTTGGATTTCCCCAATACAGCATGCTCTAGTGAGATGAA ATACACTTTCCGATGCCATCCCAAGTCTATGAAAGGAAGACTCCATGGTGCATGCATAAATTCCATTGAATTCACTCCAGG TGGGTCAGGGACTTTTGTGACTGGTGACAATGAAGGCTATGTTATCTCATGGAATGCTAAAAGCAGAAGAAGACTCTTTGAG TTACCAAAGTACTCAAATAGCGTCGCGTCTTTGGCATTTAACCACACCGGAGAACTCTTGGCGGTTGCATCAAGCCACACTTACCAAGAAGCTAACGAGAA GGAAGAACCTCCCCAAGTGTTCATACACACGTTTTAA
- the LOC125582229 gene encoding secreted RxLR effector protein 161-like, with protein MEMGLKLAKSEEENDVDATNYRKIVGCFRYLLHTRPDLSYCIGVLSRYMAKPKESHGVAMKQCLRYLNGTTTLGLQFERSSSNAMKLVGYSDNSYITDLDDGRSVTGHIFYLGSSPITWCSQKQETVALSSCEAEFMAATEAARLAIWLQDLLGEITGVLFNRTTIRIDNRSAIAL; from the coding sequence ATGGAGATGGGACTCAAGCTGGCCAAGTCCGAGGAAGAGAATGATGTCGATGCAACTAACTACAGAAAGATTGTCGGATGCTTTCGTTATCTCCTTCATACTAGGCCTGACTTGTCATATTGTATAGGAGTGCTAAGCAGGTATATGGCAAAGCCGAAGGAGTCACATGGAGTGGCAATGAAACAGTGCCTCCGATATCTAAACGGTACTACTACGTTGGGCCTTCAATTTGAAAGATCAAGTTCTAATGCGATGAAGTTGGTTGGATACAGTGACAACTCTTACATTACCGATCTTGATGATGGAAGGAGTGTAACAGGGCATATATTTTACCTCGGTTCTAGTCCTATTACCTGGTGTTCTCAGAAACAAGAGACAGTGGCACTATCATCATGTGAGGCTGAATTCATGGCGGCAACAGAGGCAGCGAGACTAGCTATATGGTTACAAGACCTTCTTGGAGAGATCACTGGAGTTCTATTCAACAGAACCACCATTCGAATAGATAATCGTTCGGCCATTGCACTCTAA
- the LOC106354475 gene encoding probable protein S-acyltransferase 22 isoform X2 translates to MIWCPWRKAFQGENEETWMATSLPSSSGGGCCCVLGTWVCFLRLLCSFCWEQDSSVHCDGHLHSSDSADPGVFRSKKYLKIPENEKFTQSKGTKDSCGGSAIGGAKSHDSTCVNDQENGTNKKQESSQRSRLLRVLCSPCALICGCCSGRDESSEQQISEDGMFYCSLCEVEVFKYSKHCRVCDKCVDRFDHHCRWLNNCIGKRNYRKFFSLMVSAIFLLIMQWSTGIFVLVLCLLRRNQFHTDIALKLGSSFSLVPFVIVVAVCTLLAMLATLPVAQLFFFHILLIKKGISTYDYIVALREQEQELEEGGGGQQSPQMSMISSFTGLSSASSFNTFHRGAWCTPPRLFVEDQFDVVPPENASVSSYGKKTVVEERVKKKTQPVKISPWTLARLNAEEVSKAAAEARKRSKIIQPVERREASSSDRRKFPAKLEAGNTNGKQQRRQSKQRIRLPAELPLMNVQTRIASMETSTSSGLGPLQLEARSAFQTSRAMSGSGGVMGTSSPESSLDSHDIHPFRVSSEAEGSAQVNRFSSDVGQKRGQQQQQSMMMMMMPLSRSTSGGYDASGGEDSDQVPSRNIHKSR, encoded by the exons ATGATTTGGTGTCCTTGGAGAAAAG CATTTCAAGGGGAAAATGAGGAAACATGGATGGCAACTTCCTTACCATCCTCTTCAG GTGGTGGCTGTTGCTGTGTTCTTGGCACTTGGGTTTGCTTTCTACGTCTTCTTTGCTCCTTTTGTTGGGAACAAGATTCATCAGTACATTGTGATGGGCATTTACACTCCTCTG ATTCTGCAGACCCTGGAGTTTTCAGGTCAAAGAAGTACCTTAAAATACCTGAAAACGAGAAATTTACTCAATCAAAGGGCACAAAAGATAGTTGTGGTGGATCAGCTATAGGTGGTGCTAAGTCTCATGACAGCACATGTGTAAATGATCAAGAAAATGGAACTAACAAGAAACAGGAGTCATCGCAAAGATCTCGTCTCCTGCGTGTGCTTTGCTCTCCTTGTGCATTGATTTGTGGTTGTTGCAGTGGAAGAGATGAATCTTCTGAGCAGCAGATTAGTGAGGATGGGATGTTCTATTGCAGTCTATGTGAAGTTGAG GTCTTCAAATACAGCAAGCATTGCAGAGTTTGTGACAAATGTGTGGACCGTTTTGATCATCACTGCAGG TGGCTAAACAATTGCATTGGCAAGCGGAATTACAGAAAGTTCTTCAGCCTCATGGTATCAGCTATTTTCTTG CTCATTATGCAATGGTCAACTGGAATATTTGTGCTAGTACTATGTCTACTTCGAAGGAACCAGTTTCACACAGACATTGCCTTAAAGCTGGGAAGCAGCTTCTCCCTAGTTCCATTTGTTATAGTCGTT GCTGTTTGCACTCTACTAGCAATGCTGGCAACGCTACCTGTTGCTCAGCTTTTCTTCTTCCACATTCTTCTCATCAAAAAG GGAATCAGTACATACGACTACATAGTTGCACTTAGGGAACAAGAGCAAGAGCTAGAAGAAGGCGGTGGAGGTCAACAAAGCCCTCAAATGTCAATGATCAGCTCATTCACTGGGCTAAGCAGTGCAAGCTCCTTCAATACATTTCACCGTGGAGCTTGGTGCACCCCACCGCGTCTGTTTGTTGAGGACCAG TTTGATGTAGTTCCGCCAGAGAATGCGTCTGTAAGTTCATATGGGAAGAAGACAGTGGTTGAGGAACGCGTCAAGAAGAAGACGCAACCTGTGAAGATCAGTCCATGGACTCTAGCGCGTCTCAATGCGGAAGAAGTCTCAAAGGCAGCAGCAGAGGCAAGGAAGAGATCCAAAATTATCCAGCCTGTCGAGAGGAGGGAAGCAAGCAGCAGCGACCGTAGAAAGTTCCCGGCAAAACTTGAAGCTGGTAATACCAACGGGAAGCAGCAGAGAAGGCAATCTAAGCAGCGCATAAGGTTACCAGCAGAATTGCCTCTGATGAATGTTCAGACAAGAATTGCCTCTATGGAGACATCAACTAGCTCAGGGCTAGGTCCTCTtcagctagaagcaagaagcgcGTTTCAGACAAGTCGAGCAATGTCAGGGTCAGGTGGTGTTATGGGGACATCTTCACCAGAGAGCAGCTTAGACTCGCATGACATTCACCCTTTTAGGGTGTCGTCTGAAGCAGAAGGGTCAGCGCAGGTCAACCGGTTTTCTTCAGATGTTGGTCAGAAGAGAggacagcaacaacaacaatccatgatgatgatgatgatgccatTGTCAAGGTCTACAAGTGGTGGATACGATGCCTCTGGTGGAGAAGACAGTGATCAGGTTCCTTCTAGAAACATCCACAAATCAAGATAA
- the LOC106354475 gene encoding probable protein S-acyltransferase 22 isoform X1, which produces MRKHGWQLPYHPLQVVAVAVFLALGFAFYVFFAPFVGNKIHQYIVMGIYTPLITCVVGLYIWCVASDSADPGVFRSKKYLKIPENEKFTQSKGTKDSCGGSAIGGAKSHDSTCVNDQENGTNKKQESSQRSRLLRVLCSPCALICGCCSGRDESSEQQISEDGMFYCSLCEVEVFKYSKHCRVCDKCVDRFDHHCRWLNNCIGKRNYRKFFSLMVSAIFLLIMQWSTGIFVLVLCLLRRNQFHTDIALKLGSSFSLVPFVIVVAVCTLLAMLATLPVAQLFFFHILLIKKGISTYDYIVALREQEQELEEGGGGQQSPQMSMISSFTGLSSASSFNTFHRGAWCTPPRLFVEDQFDVVPPENASVSSYGKKTVVEERVKKKTQPVKISPWTLARLNAEEVSKAAAEARKRSKIIQPVERREASSSDRRKFPAKLEAGNTNGKQQRRQSKQRIRLPAELPLMNVQTRIASMETSTSSGLGPLQLEARSAFQTSRAMSGSGGVMGTSSPESSLDSHDIHPFRVSSEAEGSAQVNRFSSDVGQKRGQQQQQSMMMMMMPLSRSTSGGYDASGGEDSDQVPSRNIHKSR; this is translated from the exons ATGAGGAAACATGGATGGCAACTTCCTTACCATCCTCTTCAG GTGGTGGCTGTTGCTGTGTTCTTGGCACTTGGGTTTGCTTTCTACGTCTTCTTTGCTCCTTTTGTTGGGAACAAGATTCATCAGTACATTGTGATGGGCATTTACACTCCTCTG ATTACATGTGTGGTTGGACTGTATATATGGTGTGTGGCTTCAGATTCTGCAGACCCTGGAGTTTTCAGGTCAAAGAAGTACCTTAAAATACCTGAAAACGAGAAATTTACTCAATCAAAGGGCACAAAAGATAGTTGTGGTGGATCAGCTATAGGTGGTGCTAAGTCTCATGACAGCACATGTGTAAATGATCAAGAAAATGGAACTAACAAGAAACAGGAGTCATCGCAAAGATCTCGTCTCCTGCGTGTGCTTTGCTCTCCTTGTGCATTGATTTGTGGTTGTTGCAGTGGAAGAGATGAATCTTCTGAGCAGCAGATTAGTGAGGATGGGATGTTCTATTGCAGTCTATGTGAAGTTGAG GTCTTCAAATACAGCAAGCATTGCAGAGTTTGTGACAAATGTGTGGACCGTTTTGATCATCACTGCAGG TGGCTAAACAATTGCATTGGCAAGCGGAATTACAGAAAGTTCTTCAGCCTCATGGTATCAGCTATTTTCTTG CTCATTATGCAATGGTCAACTGGAATATTTGTGCTAGTACTATGTCTACTTCGAAGGAACCAGTTTCACACAGACATTGCCTTAAAGCTGGGAAGCAGCTTCTCCCTAGTTCCATTTGTTATAGTCGTT GCTGTTTGCACTCTACTAGCAATGCTGGCAACGCTACCTGTTGCTCAGCTTTTCTTCTTCCACATTCTTCTCATCAAAAAG GGAATCAGTACATACGACTACATAGTTGCACTTAGGGAACAAGAGCAAGAGCTAGAAGAAGGCGGTGGAGGTCAACAAAGCCCTCAAATGTCAATGATCAGCTCATTCACTGGGCTAAGCAGTGCAAGCTCCTTCAATACATTTCACCGTGGAGCTTGGTGCACCCCACCGCGTCTGTTTGTTGAGGACCAG TTTGATGTAGTTCCGCCAGAGAATGCGTCTGTAAGTTCATATGGGAAGAAGACAGTGGTTGAGGAACGCGTCAAGAAGAAGACGCAACCTGTGAAGATCAGTCCATGGACTCTAGCGCGTCTCAATGCGGAAGAAGTCTCAAAGGCAGCAGCAGAGGCAAGGAAGAGATCCAAAATTATCCAGCCTGTCGAGAGGAGGGAAGCAAGCAGCAGCGACCGTAGAAAGTTCCCGGCAAAACTTGAAGCTGGTAATACCAACGGGAAGCAGCAGAGAAGGCAATCTAAGCAGCGCATAAGGTTACCAGCAGAATTGCCTCTGATGAATGTTCAGACAAGAATTGCCTCTATGGAGACATCAACTAGCTCAGGGCTAGGTCCTCTtcagctagaagcaagaagcgcGTTTCAGACAAGTCGAGCAATGTCAGGGTCAGGTGGTGTTATGGGGACATCTTCACCAGAGAGCAGCTTAGACTCGCATGACATTCACCCTTTTAGGGTGTCGTCTGAAGCAGAAGGGTCAGCGCAGGTCAACCGGTTTTCTTCAGATGTTGGTCAGAAGAGAggacagcaacaacaacaatccatgatgatgatgatgatgccatTGTCAAGGTCTACAAGTGGTGGATACGATGCCTCTGGTGGAGAAGACAGTGATCAGGTTCCTTCTAGAAACATCCACAAATCAAGATAA